One genomic region from Sphingobacterium sp. UGAL515B_05 encodes:
- a CDS encoding AraC family transcriptional regulator: MNEIELIDQSELSAQGEVYYYHPLWTTCILLYRGSIQVNSNGTPTDLQAGNILFIGYNKYYSFTTISTDAIFKILHYDRNFSNRIRLSISRYDAYRLINANRSTPFTPAPNDFEAIWTLLCTLHSNRKKPIDPKKDFLQKANINIFMAIIYLLADVIYTAGESSRKTHNKRKEEITVHFLQLIADHYKEQRDLAFYADRLNISIKYLSISVKEITKESPSEIISNWLVTEARAQLTISTKTINQISQEFNFSDQYAFSKFFKKHVGITPKLFREQQANLVTN, encoded by the coding sequence ATGAATGAAATAGAACTTATAGATCAATCAGAACTTTCTGCACAGGGAGAAGTCTACTACTATCACCCCTTATGGACGACTTGTATCCTGCTGTATAGAGGCTCTATTCAGGTCAATAGCAATGGTACGCCCACCGATCTCCAAGCTGGTAATATCCTCTTTATCGGATACAATAAGTACTACAGCTTTACGACAATTAGTACCGATGCTATATTTAAAATACTTCATTATGACCGGAATTTTTCCAACCGAATACGATTGTCGATCAGTCGATACGATGCGTATCGGTTAATCAATGCCAATCGTTCCACACCTTTTACTCCCGCCCCCAACGATTTTGAAGCGATCTGGACATTGTTATGCACTTTGCATAGCAACCGTAAAAAACCGATCGATCCGAAGAAGGATTTTCTCCAAAAAGCCAATATCAATATTTTTATGGCGATTATTTACCTTTTGGCCGATGTGATCTATACCGCCGGCGAAAGCTCCAGAAAGACACACAATAAAAGAAAGGAAGAAATTACTGTTCATTTTTTACAGCTTATAGCCGATCACTACAAAGAACAGCGCGATCTAGCATTCTACGCCGACCGCCTCAACATCTCCATCAAATACCTTTCGATCAGCGTCAAGGAGATTACAAAAGAATCGCCCTCTGAAATTATTAGTAACTGGCTAGTCACAGAAGCTAGAGCGCAACTCACCATTTCTACCAAAACAATCAATCAAATCTCACAGGAATTTAATTTTTCAGATCAATATGCGTTTAGCAAGTTTTTCAAAAAACATGTCGGGATAACACCCAAGCTATTTCGTGAACAGCAAGCCAATCTTGTTACCAATTGA
- a CDS encoding TolC family protein yields the protein MKSRARKIGFYLTLCFFTFFCNQTYGQDSINSRKITIEKLFELAIHNHPNLIVSASAVSIAQQKTEVAKLRRLPEISASASAFYLGNAALIDKDLSGSEKVPLPHFGNNYALEAKELIWKGGVVKNSIKASSLGEELAELDHKNEEQNIKILVLGYYLDLFKLKNQEAVYNQNIELAHKRLDLTEKLYKQGMITKNDVIRNQLQISELELAKEVIQNNRKILNDELIVALGLQEGTVIEPDDKLLDSRFQLADLESLKQDAYGSSPGLQLAAKETELLLTEKAITKSERSPALSVFAGNSLVKPITNVMPVIDKYMNTWNTGISLSYTISSVYTTGKKLKLNDLQIEKNEKYASALKQKTSVAVNTAYIKYNEAYSQRKTLEYNKALADENYRIIEKKYLNQLALIVDIMDASNSKLEAELKYTNAEINIVYAYYKLLKETGKI from the coding sequence ATGAAGTCAAGAGCCCGAAAAATAGGTTTTTACTTGACGTTATGCTTCTTTACATTCTTTTGCAATCAAACATACGGTCAAGACAGCATAAACAGCCGGAAAATAACAATTGAAAAACTGTTTGAACTTGCTATCCATAACCACCCAAATCTTATCGTTTCGGCATCAGCTGTAAGTATCGCCCAACAAAAAACAGAAGTTGCAAAATTAAGAAGGCTTCCCGAAATCAGCGCTTCGGCATCTGCCTTTTACCTCGGCAATGCTGCGTTGATCGACAAAGACTTATCAGGATCGGAAAAGGTACCTCTACCCCATTTCGGCAATAATTATGCTTTGGAGGCGAAAGAACTTATCTGGAAAGGAGGTGTGGTAAAAAATAGCATCAAAGCCTCTTCCTTGGGTGAGGAGCTGGCTGAATTAGATCATAAGAATGAAGAACAGAACATTAAAATTTTGGTTTTAGGCTATTACCTTGATCTATTTAAACTGAAAAATCAAGAAGCTGTCTATAATCAAAATATTGAGCTTGCCCACAAAAGGCTAGACCTGACGGAAAAATTATATAAACAGGGCATGATCACTAAAAATGATGTCATCCGAAACCAATTACAAATATCTGAATTGGAACTAGCGAAAGAGGTCATTCAAAACAATCGGAAAATCCTGAATGACGAGCTTATAGTCGCGTTAGGACTACAGGAGGGCACAGTAATTGAGCCGGATGATAAACTATTAGATAGCAGATTTCAGCTGGCAGACCTCGAGAGCTTGAAACAAGATGCTTATGGGTCCAGCCCGGGCCTTCAACTTGCGGCCAAAGAGACCGAGCTTCTGCTGACAGAAAAGGCTATTACAAAATCAGAACGATCCCCTGCCCTTAGCGTATTCGCGGGAAACAGTCTTGTGAAACCTATCACCAATGTGATGCCGGTGATCGACAAATACATGAATACCTGGAATACGGGTATCTCGCTAAGCTATACGATTTCATCAGTCTACACCACTGGAAAAAAGCTTAAGCTAAATGATCTACAAATTGAAAAAAACGAGAAATACGCAAGCGCTCTGAAACAAAAAACCAGCGTAGCTGTTAATACTGCATACATTAAATACAATGAGGCCTACTCACAACGCAAGACTTTGGAGTACAATAAAGCGCTTGCAGATGAGAACTATCGTATTATTGAGAAAAAGTATTTGAACCAATTGGCGTTGATCGTCGATATCATGGATGCATCAAACTCAAAACTTGAAGCGGAATTGAAATACACAAATGCTGAAATCAATATCGTGTATGCATATTACAAACTTTTAAAAGAGACTGGAAAGATCTAG
- a CDS encoding HdeD family acid-resistance protein, which translates to MANSFFKTIRTSIKHWYIPLIIGILLILLGFYTISTPVAAFLTLAILFSWSFIISGILEIIFAVQNKDEVDGWGWYLTGGILYTLFGILLIANPLLSASTLAFIVGFYALFKSFQLLSFSFDLKNYGSKSWGWNLLFAILGIIFSFILLWNPLFAGFSLVIWTGMAISTVGFAACVFAFQLKSLKDIPSKLPDEWKERYQKLKEEFDQHRK; encoded by the coding sequence ATGGCAAATTCATTTTTTAAAACGATCCGGACATCCATCAAGCACTGGTATATCCCATTGATTATCGGTATTCTATTAATTCTTTTGGGTTTCTACACCATTTCCACACCTGTTGCTGCATTTCTCACATTAGCAATTCTATTTTCATGGTCATTTATTATTTCCGGTATTTTGGAGATCATTTTTGCCGTGCAGAATAAAGATGAAGTGGATGGTTGGGGCTGGTACCTCACCGGGGGCATCCTCTATACCCTATTCGGCATATTGCTGATTGCCAATCCGCTGTTATCAGCGAGCACCTTGGCATTTATCGTGGGTTTTTATGCACTTTTTAAATCCTTCCAACTGCTGTCCTTTTCCTTTGATCTCAAAAATTACGGTAGTAAATCTTGGGGTTGGAATTTGTTATTTGCCATTTTAGGCATTATTTTCAGCTTTATCTTGCTTTGGAATCCACTATTTGCCGGTTTCTCACTGGTGATCTGGACAGGAATGGCTATTAGTACGGTTGGTTTCGCAGCCTGTGTATTTGCATTTCAGCTGAAAAGTCTTAAAGATATCCCGAGCAAGCTGCCAGACGAGTGGAAAGAGCGTTATCAGAAGCTTAAAGAAGAATTTGATCAACATCGTAAATAG
- a CDS encoding peptidylprolyl isomerase, translated as MRKILTILCFVFIVLGNCYAQSKHLLFKTDFGDFKVVLYDYTPNHRDLMLRSIRDTVYQGALFNRIIENFVVQGGEHDIDIEKREAADPLHKKPRLAAEFDDRAFHKMGALGAGRDGNSAKASFLNQIYFVVGKKITAAELDSLELKKGIKYTAAQRKEYLARGGQPRLDHDFTVFGEIYEGFEVIMKISRVKTDKQDYPLHKVPFKIVEISK; from the coding sequence ATGAGGAAAATTCTGACCATCCTATGCTTTGTTTTTATTGTATTGGGGAATTGTTATGCACAATCAAAACATTTGCTTTTCAAGACTGATTTTGGCGATTTTAAAGTTGTACTTTATGACTATACGCCCAACCATCGCGATTTGATGTTGCGATCTATTCGGGATACTGTCTATCAGGGTGCATTGTTTAATCGCATTATTGAAAATTTTGTCGTGCAGGGCGGAGAGCATGATATTGATATTGAAAAACGTGAGGCGGCAGATCCCCTTCATAAAAAACCACGACTGGCAGCAGAATTCGATGACCGCGCTTTTCATAAAATGGGTGCTCTGGGTGCAGGACGGGATGGAAATTCCGCGAAGGCATCTTTTTTGAATCAGATCTATTTCGTGGTTGGAAAGAAAATCACGGCAGCTGAGCTTGATAGTCTGGAATTAAAGAAAGGCATAAAATATACTGCAGCACAACGTAAGGAGTACTTAGCTCGCGGAGGACAGCCAAGACTCGATCATGATTTTACCGTTTTTGGTGAAATTTATGAAGGCTTTGAAGTGATTATGAAAATAAGTCGTGTAAAAACGGATAAACAAGATTATCCACTTCATAAGGTGCCTTTTAAGATTGTTGAAATAAGTAAATAA
- the mgrA gene encoding L-glyceraldehyde 3-phosphate reductase, which produces MQYTANPDRYQDMIYNRCGQSGLLLPAISLGMWHNFGDDTPHQTKVDICTTAFDLGITHFDLANNYGPPAGSAEKAFGQILKEQFYGLRDEMIISSKAGYHMWNGPYGEWGSRKYLISSCEQSLKRLGIDYVDIFYSHRFDPNTPLEETMLALDQLVRSGKALYVGISSYNSQRTKEAYAILKSLGTPFIIHQPSYSMLNRWVETDGLLDTLDEIGIGSIVFSPLAQGMLTDKYLQHIPEDSRASQSKSLQTKFLNEENQKNIQALHAIAQRRGQSLAQMAIAWVLRKKEVTSALIGASRPQQVVDCVGALKNLSFSPEEIHEIDLYAKDGHINIWAKSAEID; this is translated from the coding sequence ATGCAGTATACAGCAAATCCAGACCGATATCAAGATATGATCTATAATCGTTGTGGTCAATCCGGTCTTCTATTGCCTGCCATCTCATTGGGAATGTGGCATAATTTCGGTGACGACACACCCCATCAAACCAAAGTTGATATTTGCACAACCGCGTTTGACTTGGGAATTACCCATTTTGACCTCGCAAACAATTACGGCCCTCCTGCTGGGAGCGCCGAAAAGGCCTTCGGACAAATATTAAAAGAACAATTTTACGGTTTACGCGATGAAATGATTATTTCATCAAAAGCAGGATATCACATGTGGAATGGGCCTTATGGAGAATGGGGAAGCCGTAAATATCTGATATCAAGCTGTGAACAATCACTCAAGCGCCTTGGTATCGATTACGTCGATATTTTCTATTCACATCGTTTCGACCCCAATACCCCTTTGGAGGAGACCATGTTGGCACTGGATCAGCTAGTCCGCAGCGGAAAAGCACTTTATGTCGGTATTTCATCCTATAACTCACAACGCACAAAAGAGGCCTATGCGATCCTGAAATCTTTGGGCACACCGTTTATTATTCACCAGCCCAGCTACTCCATGTTAAACAGATGGGTAGAAACCGATGGTTTGCTTGACACGTTGGATGAGATAGGCATTGGTTCCATCGTATTCTCCCCTTTAGCACAGGGCATGCTCACCGATAAATATTTACAACATATCCCGGAGGACAGTCGTGCTTCGCAGTCTAAATCACTTCAGACGAAATTCCTTAACGAAGAAAATCAAAAGAATATCCAGGCTTTACATGCAATTGCACAGCGTAGAGGACAGTCGCTCGCGCAGATGGCGATTGCCTGGGTTTTACGCAAGAAGGAGGTTACATCGGCACTCATTGGTGCGTCAAGACCACAACAGGTCGTTGATTGTGTTGGTGCCTTGAAGAATCTGTCGTTTAGTCCGGAGGAAATTCACGAAATTGATCTTTACGCAAAAGATGGCCATATTAATATCTGGGCTAAATCGGCGGAGATCGATTAA
- a CDS encoding DUF1697 domain-containing protein, protein MKYCAFLRGVNVKGTNMKMVDVCQVFKDAGVTDVTSVLASGNIVFSSDKAADPLKRLLEESMSAYFSYEAFLFIRSQEEVELLQANIPFEMHTDFHVYAFVGTEGVETILMDAFINSTQAQGEKAEIVDTVFYWRVPKGNTMDSSFGKVLGKKNLKDKMTSRNINTFEKILKKMG, encoded by the coding sequence ATGAAATACTGTGCTTTTCTACGCGGCGTCAATGTGAAGGGAACCAATATGAAGATGGTAGATGTCTGTCAAGTTTTTAAGGACGCTGGAGTAACTGATGTCACTTCGGTACTGGCTTCTGGAAATATTGTTTTTTCGTCGGACAAAGCGGCCGACCCGCTCAAGCGGCTATTGGAGGAGTCCATGTCGGCATATTTTTCTTATGAAGCTTTTTTATTCATCCGGTCGCAGGAAGAGGTGGAGTTGCTGCAGGCAAACATTCCGTTTGAAATGCATACGGACTTCCATGTATATGCTTTTGTAGGGACAGAGGGTGTCGAAACAATACTGATGGATGCATTCATCAATTCGACGCAGGCGCAAGGGGAGAAGGCCGAGATTGTCGATACGGTCTTTTATTGGCGTGTGCCCAAGGGAAATACGATGGATTCCAGCTTTGGAAAGGTATTAGGAAAAAAGAATCTTAAAGATAAGATGACAAGCCGGAATATCAATACCTTTGAAAAGATATTGAAAAAAATGGGTTAA
- a CDS encoding MGMT family protein has protein sequence MDEIFKKQVYEVAKLIPKGRVTTYGAIAKALGFPNHSRHVGKAMGGCPKDVPAHRVISSGGMLAVPEFQERLENEGLVVDNLRIKDFRKLFWNPMDELID, from the coding sequence ATGGACGAAATCTTCAAAAAACAGGTTTATGAAGTGGCTAAACTCATTCCGAAGGGTCGAGTAACGACTTATGGAGCCATAGCAAAAGCTTTGGGTTTTCCTAACCACTCAAGGCACGTCGGGAAAGCCATGGGCGGATGCCCGAAAGATGTTCCTGCTCATCGCGTAATTTCAAGTGGTGGGATGCTAGCAGTGCCTGAGTTTCAGGAACGGCTTGAAAACGAGGGGCTTGTTGTGGATAATTTACGGATCAAGGATTTTAGAAAGTTGTTTTGGAATCCAATGGACGAATTAATCGATTAA
- a CDS encoding DUF7003 family protein, producing MTEEEILNTLDNSNDGYYCSFVDLGHVYSFLIDTRLNVFRADNDYWAIAVERLGYNPRAGAIVLDINYYGNCLTNLEFYNERPTGYYSIHPIDFDNFNDTIEGESLKSDAKFWLVRGQQVSLSHNKQDYLNAGIELKEYEPNEIRAEEVGRLVVLQNRNLFRATENELYKSIPTDLKKVLVLDEWHHKDFQLQISPTMTDEHLRQTFEFNKNLTGLGGMTFERFAQSFRQQEILSNDWNKEIWENNRPSSYETWQLIAKVIVTNDQKQYKPTLEPNTHWTNWPDSGSM from the coding sequence ATGACCGAAGAAGAAATATTAAATACACTTGACAATTCCAATGACGGATATTACTGCTCGTTTGTTGATCTTGGACACGTTTACTCATTCCTCATTGACACAAGACTAAATGTTTTTCGTGCCGACAACGACTATTGGGCAATTGCAGTTGAAAGACTTGGTTATAACCCAAGAGCCGGAGCGATTGTTCTTGACATTAATTACTATGGTAACTGTTTGACTAATCTGGAGTTTTACAATGAACGACCGACAGGCTATTACAGCATTCACCCAATTGACTTTGACAACTTCAACGACACTATTGAAGGTGAAAGTTTAAAATCAGATGCAAAATTTTGGTTGGTTCGTGGACAACAAGTTTCATTAAGTCACAATAAACAAGACTATTTGAACGCTGGTATTGAACTGAAAGAATATGAACCAAATGAAATACGTGCTGAAGAAGTTGGAAGACTTGTCGTTTTGCAAAATCGCAACTTATTCCGTGCAACGGAAAATGAACTATACAAGTCCATTCCGACTGATTTGAAAAAAGTATTAGTGCTTGACGAATGGCATCATAAAGACTTCCAATTACAAATTTCACCTACAATGACAGACGAGCATTTACGTCAGACTTTTGAGTTCAATAAAAATTTAACCGGACTCGGTGGAATGACCTTTGAGCGTTTTGCACAATCATTCAGACAGCAGGAAATACTAAGTAATGATTGGAATAAAGAAATTTGGGAAAACAATAGACCAAGTTCCTATGAGACTTGGCAACTAATTGCTAAAGTCATTGTAACAAATGACCAGAAACAATATAAACCTACTTTAGAACCCAATACTCATTGGACAAATTGGCCAGACTCAGGAAGTATGTAA
- a CDS encoding YceI family protein — protein sequence MAQGKWELDAAHSEIEFKVKHMMITNVKGNFDGFKIDVDAEGEDFKNALAKVVINTASINTRNEQRDGHLKSPDFFDVEKYPTITFEATSLENEQIKGNLTIRDVTRPVVFDLEFAGIQKDPWGNTKAGFIVEGKIKRSEFGLNWNAALETGGVMVSDDVKFSADIQFIKAQ from the coding sequence ATGGCACAAGGAAAATGGGAACTAGACGCTGCACATAGCGAGATAGAATTCAAAGTAAAACACATGATGATTACGAACGTTAAAGGAAACTTTGACGGTTTTAAAATAGATGTTGATGCCGAAGGCGAAGATTTTAAAAATGCGCTTGCCAAAGTGGTTATTAATACAGCATCTATCAATACACGTAATGAACAACGGGATGGACATCTAAAAAGTCCTGACTTTTTTGACGTGGAAAAATATCCTACCATTACTTTTGAGGCGACGAGTTTAGAAAATGAGCAAATTAAGGGAAATCTGACTATTCGTGACGTCACTAGACCGGTCGTATTTGATTTGGAATTTGCAGGAATACAAAAAGATCCTTGGGGAAATACGAAAGCTGGTTTTATTGTGGAAGGCAAAATCAAACGTTCAGAATTTGGCCTTAATTGGAACGCTGCTTTAGAAACAGGAGGCGTTATGGTGAGCGACGATGTAAAATTTAGTGCTGATATTCAGTTTATAAAAGCTCAATAG
- a CDS encoding glycoside hydrolase family 3 protein, which translates to MKSGKLIFALSFSLSLTQVAQGQAYQKVENKQGPVLGYSTTSGVKILTVAGKKFKDLNRNGKLDHYEDWRLGPEERARDLASQLTIDQIAGLMLYSRHQALPAPAIGFMAGTYRGKNYPDADVSPWELTDQQRDFLHKDGVRHVLLTAVKDPETAARWNNELQGFVEGIGWGIPANNSSDPRHNAVVSAEFNAGAGGQISMWPDGLAMAATFDPAIVRRFGQVAASEYRSLGITTALSPQIDLGTEPRWYRIGMTFGESPALTTAMARAYIDGFQTSVGKDEIALGWGYKSVNAMVKHWPSGGPEEGGRDGHWAIGKFAVYPGDNLKQHIGPFVNGAFQLAGKTSKAAAVMPYYTISFDQDKKNGENVGNGYSKYLLTDLLRGTYGYDGVICSDWLITGDEAPMPDGFAGKPWGVERLSIAERHYKALMAGVDQFGGNNDKVPVLEAYALGVKEYGEKFMRQRFEASARRLLLNIFRIGLFENPYLDVTETRKIVGNPNYMKEGYEAQVKSVVLLKNIDQQMPIRGRKKVYVPKVYTPAMKDWWGNYIQAQLEYPVNIEVLRKYADVTDNPNDADLALVFVRSPISAEGGYSERDRVSGGNGYVPISLQYGTYTASAARAESMAAGDPVIDPSIMNRSYKDKTTTAANVMDLQTILDTKAMMKGKPVVVSVTANKPMVFAEFEKEVSGIILNFGISTQAVLDIMFGKYEPSGLLPVQMPANMVTVEKQAEDLPFDMEVYIDQAGHAYDFGYGLNWSGVIKDERVREFVKK; encoded by the coding sequence ATGAAATCAGGGAAACTAATTTTTGCATTATCTTTTAGTCTGTCTTTAACGCAGGTGGCTCAAGGTCAGGCTTATCAAAAAGTTGAGAATAAACAGGGGCCGGTATTGGGTTATTCAACAACATCAGGAGTGAAAATTCTGACTGTAGCTGGCAAGAAGTTTAAGGATTTAAATCGAAACGGAAAATTGGATCATTATGAAGACTGGAGATTAGGACCCGAGGAAAGGGCCAGAGACCTTGCTTCGCAATTAACGATTGATCAAATCGCTGGACTTATGTTGTATAGTAGGCACCAAGCTTTGCCGGCTCCTGCTATTGGGTTTATGGCCGGTACTTATCGCGGTAAAAACTATCCTGATGCGGATGTTTCGCCTTGGGAGCTAACTGATCAACAGCGCGATTTTCTCCATAAAGATGGAGTAAGGCATGTGCTATTGACAGCGGTAAAGGACCCGGAGACAGCCGCTCGTTGGAACAATGAACTACAAGGTTTTGTGGAAGGGATAGGATGGGGTATTCCCGCAAACAACAGTTCTGATCCGCGGCATAATGCGGTGGTAAGTGCAGAGTTCAACGCAGGAGCGGGTGGTCAAATCTCCATGTGGCCAGACGGGCTTGCAATGGCAGCGACTTTCGACCCAGCGATTGTTAGACGGTTTGGTCAAGTCGCTGCTTCGGAATACCGATCGCTTGGGATTACAACGGCATTATCACCGCAGATTGATCTCGGTACTGAACCTCGTTGGTATCGTATTGGAATGACTTTTGGAGAAAGCCCGGCGCTAACTACTGCAATGGCTAGAGCTTATATTGATGGTTTTCAAACTTCTGTGGGGAAAGATGAAATTGCCTTAGGTTGGGGCTACAAAAGTGTCAATGCAATGGTTAAACATTGGCCTAGTGGTGGCCCGGAAGAGGGTGGTCGAGATGGTCATTGGGCGATCGGTAAGTTTGCTGTTTATCCAGGGGATAATCTCAAGCAACATATCGGACCTTTTGTGAATGGGGCTTTTCAGCTTGCAGGAAAAACAAGTAAAGCAGCGGCCGTGATGCCCTATTATACCATTTCCTTCGATCAGGATAAGAAAAATGGTGAAAATGTTGGAAACGGCTACAGTAAATATTTATTAACAGACCTGCTGCGTGGCACTTATGGATATGATGGGGTGATCTGTTCAGACTGGCTTATTACGGGGGATGAAGCACCTATGCCCGATGGATTTGCGGGTAAGCCTTGGGGAGTGGAACGATTGTCTATAGCTGAACGTCACTACAAGGCTTTAATGGCAGGTGTGGATCAATTTGGAGGAAACAATGATAAAGTCCCTGTGCTTGAAGCTTACGCGTTGGGGGTAAAGGAGTATGGTGAAAAATTCATGCGACAAAGGTTTGAGGCCTCAGCGCGAAGGCTACTGCTAAATATTTTCCGCATTGGACTTTTTGAAAATCCGTATCTTGATGTTACTGAAACTCGTAAGATTGTCGGGAATCCGAACTACATGAAGGAGGGGTATGAAGCTCAGGTGAAGTCCGTTGTATTGTTGAAGAATATCGATCAGCAAATGCCTATTCGTGGCCGAAAGAAAGTGTATGTTCCTAAAGTATACACTCCAGCGATGAAAGATTGGTGGGGTAACTACATACAGGCGCAGTTGGAATATCCTGTCAATATTGAGGTTTTGCGAAAATATGCTGATGTGACCGATAATCCCAATGATGCTGATCTGGCATTGGTGTTTGTTCGGAGCCCCATTAGTGCCGAAGGAGGGTATAGTGAGCGGGATCGTGTAAGTGGTGGAAATGGCTATGTGCCAATTTCTTTGCAATATGGCACTTATACTGCTTCAGCTGCCCGTGCGGAAAGTATGGCAGCAGGTGACCCCGTAATCGATCCTTCCATAATGAATAGGTCTTATAAAGATAAAACTACAACTGCTGCCAATGTGATGGATCTTCAGACTATTTTGGATACAAAAGCAATGATGAAGGGCAAACCAGTTGTGGTATCTGTGACTGCGAACAAGCCAATGGTCTTTGCTGAATTTGAAAAAGAAGTTTCTGGTATTATTTTAAATTTTGGTATATCCACACAGGCGGTACTTGATATTATGTTTGGGAAATATGAGCCTTCGGGTTTACTACCCGTACAAATGCCCGCAAATATGGTTACGGTGGAGAAACAAGCTGAGGACCTGCCTTTCGATATGGAAGTATATATTGACCAGGCGGGGCATGCTTATGATTTTGGTTATGGTCTGAACTGGTCGGGTGTGATTAAAGATGAACGTGTACGTGAATTTGTGAAAAAATAA
- a CDS encoding NUDIX hydrolase yields the protein MDFRTQIINASAESYEKFLPHISVDTVIFGFNQGTLKILLLKMNYNKEWFLPGGYVGKNEDTDEAVKRVLYERSGVKDIFLEEFAVFGNPQRNQQSFADFPDTLWNKQRFISIGYYALVNYTYVIPQPDALSETCQWVDFKEVASLDITMDHRNIIDKALQVLRERLSYKPIGYNLLPDKFTLPDLQRLYETVLGKKLNRGNFYRKMKNMAILEKLDEQRKGGAHKAPDLYKFNQDIYNSILKEGANTW from the coding sequence ATGGATTTCAGAACACAGATCATAAATGCATCGGCAGAGAGTTATGAAAAATTCCTACCACATATTTCTGTAGACACTGTCATCTTCGGATTTAACCAAGGTACCTTGAAAATCCTCCTGTTAAAAATGAATTACAACAAAGAATGGTTTCTCCCCGGGGGCTATGTAGGAAAGAATGAAGACACAGATGAGGCTGTCAAACGTGTTCTTTATGAACGTTCGGGCGTAAAAGATATCTTTTTAGAAGAGTTTGCTGTTTTTGGAAACCCCCAGCGTAACCAACAATCTTTTGCTGACTTCCCGGATACACTTTGGAACAAGCAACGGTTTATTTCCATAGGTTACTATGCGCTGGTCAACTATACCTATGTCATTCCTCAGCCCGATGCACTAAGCGAAACCTGCCAATGGGTAGATTTTAAGGAGGTAGCATCACTGGATATTACGATGGATCACCGCAACATAATTGACAAGGCCCTACAGGTATTGCGTGAAAGACTGTCCTACAAACCTATTGGTTACAATTTATTGCCGGATAAGTTCACGCTCCCCGACCTTCAACGGCTGTACGAGACAGTCTTAGGAAAAAAGCTCAATCGAGGCAATTTCTATCGAAAAATGAAAAATATGGCGATCCTCGAGAAATTGGACGAACAGCGAAAAGGTGGAGCTCATAAAGCGCCCGACCTTTATAAATTTAATCAGGATATATATAACAGCATCTTAAAGGAAGGGGCGAACACGTGGTAA